The Methanobrevibacter millerae genome includes the window GCTTTATTAGTGTGGGAACCTATATAACCTGCTCCACCAGTGACTAAAATCATTCAAACACCTAGATAAATTTACCTAATTTCAATAAGGCTTTAGGTGAAATTTTAATTAATTTTTTAACGATTTCTGTAGTGGAAATTTTCTCGAAGCTTTCACCTTCAAATGCATGGGCAATACTGTCTAACTCTTCATCAGATAATGTAAGCAAGTATTCTTGAACTTTTTTATATCTTTTAATTTCATAATCCAACTCGTCATGAGCCATTTGATCATATTGCTTTAAGAATTTTTTAGAGCAGTCTTCCTTGATTGCTTCTGCTGCTACTTGACCAGCACACATTCCACCAGTCATTCCACTAATGATTCCACCACCGGTTAAAGGATTTACTTGACCTGCAGCATCTCCAACGACCATAATGTTATCATCATAAAGCTTTTTAGTCATTCCACCAACAGGGTCTCCACCAACATTTAACTCAACAGCCTGAGCATTTTGGGTGTAAGGACATTTAGCAATGAAATCATCCAAATATTCAATTGCAGGCTTTTCTGCCATATGTGGTAAAACAGCTAAACCAATGTTAGCGATGTCATCTCCTTTAGGGAAAATCCATACGTATCCTCCAGGAGCACATGATCCGAAGTAGAATTCAATGACGCCGGGTCTTTCAAATTCCACGTTACACATTTCGTATTGAACACCTGATTCCATTTCTTTTGCTTTTGCAGCTGGTTTAAGACCTGCCCATCTTGCAATATGTCCTTCCGGACCGTCAGCAGCAATCAATATTTTACATTTGTAAGTTTCTTGTTTACCCATGGATTCAGTTTCAACAATGTAACCATTGTCAATTTTATCAATACCTGTTACTAATGTTTTGATTTTAATTTCAGCACCGGCTCTTGCAGCATCCATTGCCATGAATTTATCGAAAACTTTTCTCTCAAGGATATAACCTGCTTCAGGCAATTGAACTTCATCTTTAGTCAGCCATACATCTGTTCCGTCTGGAGCCTGTAACCTTACACCTTGAATTTCCTGTGTTACGAAACGAGGACTAGGTTCAATTCCTAATTTTTCAAGCCCTTGAATTGAAACTCCTTCAGCACATCTTTTTGGTGCTCCAATTTCAGATTTTTTATCCATTAAAATAACTTTTGCTCCACCTAATGCAGCATGTTTTGCTGCAGTTGAACCTGCTGGTCCTGCACCCACTACTATTACATCAGTTTCAATCATAAAAATCAGTCCTCTTTTTCTAAAGCGTTAATTGGACAAGCTTTAATACATGTGTCACAATCCCTACATTCATCTTCTTTAAAAACTAAAGAATATTCTCTTACTTGAATTAAATTTCTTGGGCATACACCTGCACATTCTCCACAGAATGAACACCATTCTTTAACTATCATAATATCTCCTTTCTTAAAAAAATAAACTAAAAAGTTTAGTTATTAATAGTAATGTTTTTATTAATATTTAAACATTTGTAAAAAAATAGCCTATATGACTAATTTAATAAAAATAAAAGAAAAAAATAGTTATTTTACCAGTAAAACTGGAATATCTGAGGTTCTTAAAAGTCTTTCAGATACAGAACCAATCTGATGGTCACTAACATTATTTTCTTCAAAAGATACAAACCTTTCATTATCAGAACCATAACGATGAATAACGACCAAATCAGCGCCAGTTTGATTAACAATGAATTTCATATCCCTTAATGCATCAGCAGTCAATAAATGTTGAGTAACTTCAATGTCATATTCGCCAGCCTTTTTGGCAACTTTATCCAAGATTGCATCACCGCTATCCTCCTCAGAATCATAGCTACTGAATGAAAATTCCTCCAAAACATGAACCGCAGCAATTTTAGATGAAAATTTATGAGCTATTTCAATAGCCACATCTGCGGCTTCATAGCCATATTTAGACCCGTCCACAGGAACGCAAATTACATCAAACATTTTTATTCCTCTTTTAAGTAACTTGCATGACAGAAATCAATGAAATCATTAACAATCTTATCCATATCTTCACTGTCATCGATTATTTTACCGTCATCCATGAACAGTGCCCTATTTGACAGTTCCTTAATGAAATCAGTATTATGTGAAATCATGATTATGGTAATTTGATATTTTTTGGATATCTTTTTAAGTGAATTAGTAACGATTCTTAAAGTAATAGGGTCTAAATCACCGAACGGTTCATCCAAAAGTAAAATTTCAGGTTTAGAAATTAAGATTAAAGCAAGCATTACACGAACTTTCTGACCGCCAGATAATTCATAAGATTTTCTGTAAAGTATATCCAAATCCAAATCAAGACTCTCAAATATGTCAGCAACAGCTTCACGAGTAGCTGTTTCTGGGAATTTAGGGAATAAATCATTTAAAATATCTGGAGAAAGACCAACTTGTTCAAGACGTGCTTTAGCTTCACTTTCCTGTAAATCAGTGAGTAAATAAAGAGAATCCAACAATTCATCACTCAATCCCATTCTTTCAGCTCTTTGTCGAGCTTCTTTAACGACGTTTTGATTTTTATAACCCAAACGAGTAGCTAATTGATCTAAAACAGTAGCGTAATGAGATAAAGCAAATTCCTGATGCATAAAACCTAATTTTGAACGGATTTTCATACGGCCAATTCCGGCAATGGCAATGTCATGCCACTTTCCATCAACCTGATACAAAACATCCCCTTTGTCTGAATCATCAAGTCCTGCAAGCATTCTAAGCAAAACAGTTTTACCAGCACCACTAGGACCTATTAAACTTAAAATATTTTCCTTTTGAACTTTAAAATTAATGTCCTCAATCTGAAGA containing:
- a CDS encoding ATP-binding cassette domain-containing protein, which produces MINVENVSKSYKLDDGNSVVGLKNVSFSVEEGEILGIMGKSGSGKTTLLRALRGVEHIDEGSITVADVSINEKSSQYYYNKLKKVTAIHLQRSFGLWPDTVRENVLRKLYSRKYHDEGGTDFKVAESEFGEEADKILELVSLTDKKDHYASVLSGGEKQRLIIARQLAKQPKALLLDEPATMACPKTKQEILDAVKNINKELNITVIVVSHLPEVQKYLADRVILMEDGEIKKEGTPDEITEEFMGGMDPIVDIKNVSTDEDIIDVRDVYKRFYLLTGGEVLQIEDINFKVQKENILSLIGPSGAGKTVLLRMLAGLDDSDKGDVLYQVDGKWHDIAIAGIGRMKIRSKLGFMHQEFALSHYATVLDQLATRLGYKNQNVVKEARQRAERMGLSDELLDSLYLLTDLQESEAKARLEQVGLSPDILNDLFPKFPETATREAVADIFESLDLDLDILYRKSYELSGGQKVRVMLALILISKPEILLLDEPFGDLDPITLRIVTNSLKKISKKYQITIIMISHNTDFIKELSNRALFMDDGKIIDDSEDMDKIVNDFIDFCHASYLKEE
- a CDS encoding NAD(P)/FAD-dependent oxidoreductase, whose translation is MIETDVIVVGAGPAGSTAAKHAALGGAKVILMDKKSEIGAPKRCAEGVSIQGLEKLGIEPSPRFVTQEIQGVRLQAPDGTDVWLTKDEVQLPEAGYILERKVFDKFMAMDAARAGAEIKIKTLVTGIDKIDNGYIVETESMGKQETYKCKILIAADGPEGHIARWAGLKPAAKAKEMESGVQYEMCNVEFERPGVIEFYFGSCAPGGYVWIFPKGDDIANIGLAVLPHMAEKPAIEYLDDFIAKCPYTQNAQAVELNVGGDPVGGMTKKLYDDNIMVVGDAAGQVNPLTGGGIISGMTGGMCAGQVAAEAIKEDCSKKFLKQYDQMAHDELDYEIKRYKKVQEYLLTLSDEELDSIAHAFEGESFEKISTTEIVKKLIKISPKALLKLGKFI
- a CDS encoding 4Fe-4S binding protein, with the protein product MIVKEWCSFCGECAGVCPRNLIQVREYSLVFKEDECRDCDTCIKACPINALEKED
- a CDS encoding universal stress protein translates to MFDVICVPVDGSKYGYEAADVAIEIAHKFSSKIAAVHVLEEFSFSSYDSEEDSGDAILDKVAKKAGEYDIEVTQHLLTADALRDMKFIVNQTGADLVVIHRYGSDNERFVSFEENNVSDHQIGSVSERLLRTSDIPVLLVK